The DNA window ATAACCGGCAGATTCTCGTTCGTTGTTTTGAGAAAGAGCAGACGCCGGAAAGTCGACTTTCACTCCGTGAAAGCAGGCGTTCGTTTGCGGAGCAAAAGACGACATACCGTCGACTTCCGTCAGCCAAACGTTTCTCGTTCCCCGCGGCCGCACTGCTACTCTGCAGTCTGCTGCCGGCTGGTATCGCAGCGCGTCCCGCCGTCGCGGCCCCGCCAGTCAGCGCTGCCCCGTCCGACAACCCGAATACAACCACGCCGTTGACCGCCAGTCGTCAGGGCGGGCCGGTGGAACTGACCGTCGCGATTGACAAGGCGACGGCCCAGATTGCCGAACCGATCACGCTGACGCTCACGGTGCAAGCGCCGGAACAGGTCACCGTCTCCCTGCCTCCGCAGCCGGCGACGCTGGGCCCGTTCACCGTGCTGCACGTCTCCGACGCGCTCGATCTGCCGACGGCCGGCGGCCGGCAGTCGGTCCGCCAGTATCAACTGGAATGCCTGACCGCCGGCCCGCAAACGGTGCCGGCGATCGCCGTGAGTTATACGGATCGACGCAGTGAGCCGACCGTCAGCGAGTTGCTGGAGTCGCCCACGCTGCAGGTCAACATTGCGAGCGTGCTGGAAGGAACGCCCGACCCGCTCGCGTTTCGCGACTTGAAAGATGTTGTCGAACTGCCGGAGGAGCCGCCGACTTCGTACGCCTGGCTGGCCTGGTCGCTGGGAGCGGCCGCCGTGCTGAGCTGCGCGGGAGCCGCGCTCCTGCTCTGGCCCCATCGCCGAAGCTCGCTGCCGCCCGGTCGCTGGGCGCTGGCGGAACTGGCTGCCCTGGAGGAAAGCGATCTGGTGGCGGCCGGCGAGACGGAACGTTTTTATGTGCGACTGACCGACATTGTCCGCCAGTTTATCGAACGCCGGTTTGAGATCGGCGCGTCGACCTTGACCACGGCCGAGTTCCTGGATCAGGCCACCCGGCGGGAAGCGCTGGGACCGGACCAGCAGCGCGTGCTGAAAGAGTTCCTGTCACAGGCCGACCTCGTCAAGTTCGCCCGCTTCCAGCCCAACCCGACCGACGCCGCCGGCGCGATCGACGTCGCCCGACAGTTCGTCGTACAGGCGGCCGAACCGTCGCCCGCAACGCCGTCGCCCACAACGCCATCGCCCGGTTCGTCATCGCCGTCATCCGCATCGCCTGCGGCTCCCTCAGAGAAGGAGAACGCCTGATGTTTCATGCCCCTTCAGCCTGGTTTTTGCTGTTGCTGTTGCTGGTTCCGCTGCTGGTGTGGCGGATGCTGGCCAGCCGGCGCCGGGCCGCCATTTTGTTCAGTTCGACGGCCTGGTTCGCCCAGGTGACGCCCAGCTGGAAACAGCGTTTACGCTGGCTGCCCGGCGCGCTCCGGGTGGCGGCGATCGTGCTGCTGATTGTCGCGCTGGCCCGGCCGCAGGAAGGCCGGAAACAGACGATCGTCGACAGCGAAGGGATCGCCATTGAGATGGTCGTCGACCGCTCCGGCAGTATGCAGGCGATGGACTTCGAAGTGGACGGCCAGCCTGTCGATCGGCTGACGGCCGTGAAAGATGTCGCCGGCAAGTTCATCACCGGCGGCGATCGGCTGGAAGGTCGCACCAGCGACCTGGTCGGTCTGGTGACGTTCGCCGGGCATGCCGACGGCGTGGCCCCGCCGACGCTGGATCATCCTTACCTGATCGACGAGCTCGACCGCACGCAGATCGCCCTGGATCGCAGCGAAGACGGCACGGCGATCGGCGACGCCATCGGCCTGGCGGTGGAGAAGCTGACGTCGCTCGGCCAGGACGAACAGCGGAAGATCAAAAGCAAAGTCGCCATCCTGCTGACCGACGGCGAGAACAACGCGGGCGATCTCGATCCCGTCCAGGCCGCCGAACTGGCCTCCGCCATGGGCGTCAAAATTTACACGATCGGCGTCGGCACCCAGGGCCGCGCTCCGGTGCCGGTGGTGGATCGTTTTACGGGCCGCCGCCAGCTGCAGTGGGCCCGCGTGAACATCGACGAAACGACCCTGAAAAAAGTCGCCGCCGCCACCGGCGGCCAGTACTTCCGGGCGACCGATACGGCCTCGCTGGAAGCGATTTACAAAGAGATTGACCAGCTGGAGAAAAGCCGCGTGGAAGCGCGGCACTACACCGACTATCGCGAACTGGCGATTGAGCCAGTCTACGCCGGCGCCATGACATTGCCGCCGGTCGTGCTGGTCGCCTTCCTGCTGCTATCGGCGCAACTTGTGCTCAGCCATACCTGGTTTCGACAAATCCCCGCGTGAGCGATTTCATGGATATTCAATTCGGCAATTTTACTGCGTTGCATCTGCTCTGGGTCGTGGCGGCCGTGATGGTCGTCGTGCTGTTCGCCATGGCGGCCCGGCGCCGGGCGCTGGCCCGTTTCGCCACCTCCAATCTGGTCGGACGCCTGGCTCTCGCCGGTAACCGCGGCCGGCAGTGGATCAAAGCGATCCTGGCGACGGCGGCCCTGGCCTTGATGGTCGTGTCGCTGCTCGACATCCGCTGGGGGAAAGCCTGGCGAGAGACGCCGCAGAAAGGGATTGAAGTAATGTTTGTACTGGATGTGTCCCGCTCCATGCTGGCGGAAGACGTCGCCCCCAACCGGCTGGACCGGGCCAAACGGCAGATCGGCGATATGGTCGAAGCGATGGCGGGCGACCGCGTGGGACTGGTCGCGTTCGCCGGCACGGCCCGTCGCCTGGTCCCGCTGACCAGCCACTACCATGACTTCCAGCAGACGCTCCAGAGCGCCGGCCCGCTCGATGTCGATCGCGGCGGCTCTCGCCTGGGCGACGCCCTGAAACTGGCGTCCGAAGGCTTCCTGGATCAGACGGGCGACCACAAAGCGATCGTCGTGTTTACCGACGGCGAAGACCAGGAAAGCAAGCCGGTCGAAACGGCCGAGCAACTGCACCGCGACCACGGCATTCGCATCTTCACCGTCGGCCTGGGCGACTTCGAACAAGGCGCCCGGATCCCGGTGCAGCAGGGGAACCGCGGCCGGTCGTACATGGAATACGAAGGCCAGCAGGTCTGGTCGAAAATGAACGGCGCCACGCTGGAACAGGTCGCCCTCGCCGCCGACGGCGCCTACATTCCGGCCGGCGTGAAGCAGGTTGACATGGGCCAGGTGTATCACCGCTATGTGTCGCAGGTGGAACAGCGCGACTTTGAAACGGCCCGCATCCATAGCTATCTGCCGCGGTTCCAGTGGTTCGTCGGCCTGGCGTTATTGCTGCTGACGATCGACACGCTGTTGCCCGCCGTCCGTCGTCGCCGGGAGACCTCGGGGGGAGCATCGCCGTCGCTGGCGACCGCCGCCTCGACCTCTTCGCGTAACAAAGCGGCCGCCGCCACGAGTCTGGCGATGTTGCTGCTCCTGCCGCAGATCGGCTCCGCCGCGGAGCCCGCCGATCTGGTCCGCAAGGCCAA is part of the Lignipirellula cremea genome and encodes:
- a CDS encoding DUF4381 family protein, giving the protein MRYTHTPQPPARSGLEKDNRQILVRCFEKEQTPESRLSLRESRRSFAEQKTTYRRLPSAKRFSFPAAALLLCSLLPAGIAARPAVAAPPVSAAPSDNPNTTTPLTASRQGGPVELTVAIDKATAQIAEPITLTLTVQAPEQVTVSLPPQPATLGPFTVLHVSDALDLPTAGGRQSVRQYQLECLTAGPQTVPAIAVSYTDRRSEPTVSELLESPTLQVNIASVLEGTPDPLAFRDLKDVVELPEEPPTSYAWLAWSLGAAAVLSCAGAALLLWPHRRSSLPPGRWALAELAALEESDLVAAGETERFYVRLTDIVRQFIERRFEIGASTLTTAEFLDQATRREALGPDQQRVLKEFLSQADLVKFARFQPNPTDAAGAIDVARQFVVQAAEPSPATPSPTTPSPGSSSPSSASPAAPSEKENA
- a CDS encoding vWA domain-containing protein, whose amino-acid sequence is MFHAPSAWFLLLLLLVPLLVWRMLASRRRAAILFSSTAWFAQVTPSWKQRLRWLPGALRVAAIVLLIVALARPQEGRKQTIVDSEGIAIEMVVDRSGSMQAMDFEVDGQPVDRLTAVKDVAGKFITGGDRLEGRTSDLVGLVTFAGHADGVAPPTLDHPYLIDELDRTQIALDRSEDGTAIGDAIGLAVEKLTSLGQDEQRKIKSKVAILLTDGENNAGDLDPVQAAELASAMGVKIYTIGVGTQGRAPVPVVDRFTGRRQLQWARVNIDETTLKKVAAATGGQYFRATDTASLEAIYKEIDQLEKSRVEARHYTDYRELAIEPVYAGAMTLPPVVLVAFLLLSAQLVLSHTWFRQIPA
- a CDS encoding VWA domain-containing protein, whose amino-acid sequence is MDIQFGNFTALHLLWVVAAVMVVVLFAMAARRRALARFATSNLVGRLALAGNRGRQWIKAILATAALALMVVSLLDIRWGKAWRETPQKGIEVMFVLDVSRSMLAEDVAPNRLDRAKRQIGDMVEAMAGDRVGLVAFAGTARRLVPLTSHYHDFQQTLQSAGPLDVDRGGSRLGDALKLASEGFLDQTGDHKAIVVFTDGEDQESKPVETAEQLHRDHGIRIFTVGLGDFEQGARIPVQQGNRGRSYMEYEGQQVWSKMNGATLEQVALAADGAYIPAGVKQVDMGQVYHRYVSQVEQRDFETARIHSYLPRFQWFVGLALLLLTIDTLLPAVRRRRETSGGASPSLATAASTSSRNKAAAATSLAMLLLLPQIGSAAEPADLVRKANQALHAGEFDQAMADYQQAAESDPNRPELLYNQAVVQYRQGQYDQARQLFAQATATADSALDAKARYNLANCDYAEAVQLATSDKPAAIERLQSAIPQYRAALQGDPTDTDARANLQLAQLLINQLQQEEEQEQQDEQQKDDQQKDDQQQDDQQKDDQQKDDQQQDGQQQDDQQQDGQQQDGQQQDGQQQDDQQQDGQQQDGQQQDDQQQDGQQQDDQQNDGQQQDGQQKSEDEPQEPSDQQGQPSPDGEEANDPAQQPPAGGQPGEASPDDQGEELPAFDNTRSMTKEEAQKMLQAVRDRELLRHLQQQRQTQRQRLPVDRDW